A stretch of the Thiocystis violascens DSM 198 genome encodes the following:
- the tsaB gene encoding tRNA (adenosine(37)-N6)-threonylcarbamoyltransferase complex dimerization subunit type 1 TsaB: MKLLAIDTSGDACSAALLIDGKIEQLFETAPRRHGERILPMMQDLLDRAGLRVNALDALAFGCGPGSFTGVRIAAAVIQGAAFGADLPVLPVSTLGALAQGQFRRGGQRRLLTALDARMGEVYWGCFEVGEDGLAAPRGEEAVCPPDRVELPANHGWYGVGSGWAAHTASLTARVGDALAGVNSDALCEARDIVIMAAAQLHAGRQVSPELAAPVYLRDRVTRT; the protein is encoded by the coding sequence ATGAAACTGCTTGCGATCGACACCTCCGGCGATGCCTGCTCCGCCGCGCTTCTGATCGATGGAAAGATCGAGCAATTGTTTGAAACCGCTCCCCGTCGACATGGCGAACGCATCCTGCCCATGATGCAGGACTTGCTGGATCGGGCCGGTCTCCGCGTCAATGCGCTGGATGCCCTGGCCTTCGGCTGCGGTCCCGGTTCGTTTACCGGGGTGCGGATCGCGGCGGCGGTCATCCAGGGCGCGGCATTCGGCGCCGATCTTCCGGTCCTACCCGTCTCGACGCTGGGTGCCCTGGCTCAGGGTCAATTTCGTCGTGGCGGACAACGTCGTCTGCTGACGGCGCTCGACGCCCGCATGGGCGAGGTGTACTGGGGATGTTTCGAGGTGGGCGAGGACGGACTTGCCGCGCCTCGCGGCGAGGAAGCGGTCTGCCCGCCGGATCGCGTCGAGTTGCCGGCCAACCACGGCTGGTACGGGGTTGGATCGGGATGGGCGGCCCACACCGCTAGTTTGACGGCCCGCGTCGGCGACGCCTTGGCCGGTGTCAATTCCGATGCTCTCTGCGAGGCCCGCGACATTGTCATCATGGCGGCCGCACAATTGCACGCGGGTCGACAGGTCTCGCCTGAACTGGCTGCTCCGGTTTATCTCCGGGATCGGGTCACGCGAACGTAG
- a CDS encoding adenosine kinase, giving the protein MSKYHIYGIGNALVDLEYEVEPHDLGILGIDKGVMTLVDEAQQTGIMHHLKDHHHQRGSGGSAANSIIAFSQFGGKGFYSCKVADDELGHFYMRDLLDGGVDTNHHTEKAQGHTGRCVVLVTPDSDRTMCTFLGVSGDFSAQELVEDALRDSDWFYTEGYLVTSDAARDASIAAKRIADAAGVKTAISLSDPNMVKFFKHGLLEMIGSGVDLLFANEFEAMGMAGSEDLSRAVEYLKTVSRSFAITRGPEGALVWDGATLIEIAPVKVEAVDTVGAGDMFAGAFLFGLSQGWDHQRAGDLASAASAKLVTSLGPRISATETQAILKSFR; this is encoded by the coding sequence ATGTCGAAGTATCACATCTACGGAATCGGCAACGCGCTGGTCGATCTGGAGTATGAGGTGGAGCCCCATGATCTGGGCATCCTCGGGATCGACAAAGGGGTCATGACCCTGGTCGACGAGGCCCAGCAGACGGGCATCATGCACCATCTCAAAGACCACCATCATCAACGCGGCTCCGGCGGATCGGCGGCCAATTCGATCATCGCCTTCAGCCAGTTCGGCGGGAAAGGCTTTTACTCCTGCAAGGTCGCCGACGACGAGCTGGGCCATTTCTACATGCGGGATCTTCTCGACGGCGGCGTCGACACCAACCACCACACCGAGAAGGCCCAGGGCCACACCGGGCGCTGCGTGGTGCTGGTGACTCCGGACAGCGACCGCACCATGTGCACTTTTCTCGGCGTCAGCGGCGATTTCTCCGCCCAGGAATTGGTGGAAGACGCGCTGCGGGATTCCGACTGGTTCTACACCGAAGGCTATCTGGTGACCTCGGACGCCGCGCGCGATGCCTCCATCGCGGCCAAGCGGATCGCGGACGCGGCGGGCGTCAAGACCGCCATCTCGCTGTCCGATCCGAACATGGTCAAGTTCTTCAAACACGGATTGCTGGAGATGATCGGCTCCGGCGTCGATCTGCTGTTCGCCAACGAGTTCGAGGCCATGGGCATGGCCGGCAGCGAGGATCTGTCGCGCGCGGTGGAGTATCTCAAAACCGTCAGCAGGAGCTTTGCCATCACCCGCGGTCCCGAGGGCGCACTGGTCTGGGACGGCGCAACGCTGATCGAAATCGCGCCGGTCAAGGTGGAGGCCGTGGATACGGTCGGCGCTGGCGATATGTTCGCCGGCGCCTTCCTCTTCGGTCTGAGCCAGGGTTGGGACCACCAGCGCGCGGGCGATCTCGCCTCCGCCGCCTCGGCCAAATTGGTCACGAGTCTCGGACCGCGAATCTCGGCCACGGAAACACAAGCGATCCTGAAATCCTTTCGGTAA
- the cydC gene encoding thiol reductant ABC exporter subunit CydC produces MKDILRLLDLFRPYRGWMLLGTLAAILTLIANVMLMAASGWFLAAMATAGAAGVAMNYFTPAAMIRGSAMLRTGGRYAERLINHEATFRLIASLRVWFYSHLEPLAPARLQQYHSGDLLSRIRADIDALDNLYVRVLVPVVVALASTLIFVIFLFLFAPVLALTGLIFLSLAGVALPLWSQSRGQAPGRRITEDESELRTAVIDGVQGMAELTVYGVTERQAQRIDDLSRRLVADQARLSSDHGLTLAAVGLCASLSLWVLLWLAIPLVRDGQLMPPLLAMLALFTLASFEAVAPLPQAFQLLGRTLAAARRLFDIVDTEPAVREPPGLSPQIANFDIAFDRVTFGYPKAAHPAVADIVLRIPEGTRAAVIGATGSGKSTLFNLLLRFWAPDAGAIRIGGQDIADFHGDDLRRHIAVVSQHTHLFDATIRENLLIANPDASQGAIEQACRVAQIHDFIAELPEGYDTWVGETGVRMSGGQGRRIAVARALLKDAPILLLDEPTEGLDAATERDLMQALDRLMVGRTVLLITHRPAGLDWVDQVLVLDRGRELAHGDVSVVPQATQAALLAVGPTLDASI; encoded by the coding sequence ATGAAGGACATTCTGCGTCTGCTGGATCTATTCCGACCCTATCGGGGCTGGATGCTGCTGGGCACCCTGGCCGCGATCCTCACCCTGATCGCCAATGTCATGCTGATGGCCGCCTCCGGCTGGTTCCTCGCCGCGATGGCGACGGCCGGCGCCGCCGGGGTCGCCATGAACTATTTCACCCCGGCGGCCATGATCCGGGGCAGCGCCATGCTCCGCACCGGCGGGCGCTACGCCGAACGGCTGATCAATCACGAGGCGACTTTCCGTCTGATCGCCAGTCTGCGGGTGTGGTTCTACAGCCACCTGGAACCGCTCGCGCCCGCGCGACTCCAGCAGTATCACAGCGGCGATCTGCTCAGCCGCATCCGCGCCGACATCGACGCACTCGACAACCTCTATGTACGGGTGCTGGTGCCGGTCGTCGTCGCCCTCGCGAGCACCCTGATCTTCGTTATCTTCCTCTTTCTCTTCGCCCCGGTTCTGGCCCTGACCGGGCTGATCTTTCTGTCGCTCGCGGGCGTCGCCCTGCCGCTCTGGTCCCAGTCGCGCGGACAGGCGCCCGGACGGCGGATCACCGAGGACGAAAGCGAACTGCGGACCGCCGTCATCGATGGCGTGCAGGGGATGGCCGAACTCACCGTCTACGGCGTGACGGAACGCCAAGCCCAACGCATCGACGACCTGAGCCGCCGCCTGGTCGCCGATCAGGCGCGACTTAGCAGCGACCACGGGCTGACCCTGGCGGCGGTCGGCCTCTGCGCCAGCCTGAGTCTCTGGGTGCTGCTCTGGCTGGCGATTCCGCTGGTGCGCGACGGCCAGCTCATGCCGCCCCTACTTGCCATGCTGGCCCTGTTCACACTCGCCAGCTTCGAGGCGGTCGCACCGCTACCGCAAGCCTTTCAATTGCTTGGCCGCACGCTCGCCGCCGCACGCAGACTCTTCGACATCGTCGACACCGAACCGGCGGTGCGCGAACCGCCGGGTCTCTCGCCCCAGATCGCAAACTTCGACATCGCCTTCGACCGCGTCACCTTCGGTTATCCCAAGGCGGCGCACCCAGCCGTCGCGGACATCGTGCTGCGCATCCCCGAGGGAACCCGAGCCGCCGTCATCGGCGCCACCGGCTCGGGCAAGAGCACGCTGTTCAATCTGCTGCTGCGTTTCTGGGCGCCGGATGCCGGGGCGATTCGGATCGGCGGACAGGACATCGCCGATTTTCACGGCGACGATCTACGCCGTCATATCGCCGTGGTCAGCCAGCATACCCATCTGTTCGACGCCACCATCCGCGAGAACCTGCTGATCGCCAATCCCGATGCCTCCCAGGGCGCCATCGAACAGGCGTGCCGGGTCGCGCAGATCCACGACTTCATCGCCGAACTCCCCGAGGGCTATGACACCTGGGTCGGCGAAACCGGCGTGCGGATGTCCGGGGGGCAGGGGCGAAGAATCGCCGTCGCGCGGGCGCTGCTCAAGGACGCGCCCATCCTGCTGCTTGACGAGCCGACCGAGGGCCTGGACGCCGCCACCGAGCGCGATCTGATGCAGGCGCTCGACCGGCTGATGGTCGGGCGCACGGTCCTGCTGATCACCCACCGTCCGGCCGGGCTGGACTGGGTCGATCAGGTGCTAGTGCTCGATCGGGGCCGCGAGTTGGCCCACGGCGATGTCTCCGTGGTGCCGCAGGCGACGCAGGCCGCGCTGCTCGCGGTCGGGCCGACGCTAGACGCCTCGATATAA
- the cydD gene encoding thiol reductant ABC exporter subunit CydD: MSVNSWLKSQRPLAGNALAFTIWLNTANGLLAIVQAWCLAVILNAAIFAGAGLTDVQPWLWSLLGLFALRAAVVWFAERTAFGAAAGVRVALRDRVYRHLQRLGPGYLANQRSGALVETLTKGIDDLEGYYARFLPAMSLTMILPLAILTAVLPMDWLAGLVLMVTAPMIPLFMILIGSGAEARNQRQWKQLARMSAHFLDVIQGLTTLKLFGASRREVQVVAKISDDYRVSTMQVLRIAFLSSAVLEFFATVGIAIVAVFIGFRLYGLALPVPPWLAVPDVTFLQGLFVLMLAPEFYAPLRNLGTQYHARLAAVAAAEQLIQVLEAEPAQSIPGTEPLDNQRPLGVRFESVRFSYEEGRDALGGLDIEIPPGQRIALVGTSGAGKTTVVNLLLGFLTPTGGRILIGAQELSRIDLDDWRRHLAWVPQQPRLFQGSIADNIRLGVPEASLDAVRESARRARADQFIEALPDGYDSRVGERGAGLSGGQIQRIALARAFLRDAPLVILDEATANLDPESERLVQEGIDDLARDRTLLVVAHRLATVRRADRILVLDQGQIVEQGDHATLAAAHGLYARMIAAYGDAGQGVADIQDTGKGS; the protein is encoded by the coding sequence ATGTCCGTCAATAGCTGGCTCAAATCCCAACGGCCACTGGCCGGAAACGCACTCGCATTCACCATCTGGCTGAATACGGCAAACGGCCTACTCGCCATCGTTCAGGCATGGTGTCTGGCGGTCATCCTCAACGCCGCGATCTTCGCCGGTGCAGGCTTGACGGACGTCCAGCCCTGGCTGTGGTCGCTGCTCGGCCTCTTCGCGCTGCGCGCGGCGGTCGTCTGGTTCGCCGAACGCACCGCGTTCGGTGCCGCGGCCGGCGTGCGGGTGGCGCTGCGCGATCGCGTCTATCGGCATCTGCAACGGCTCGGCCCCGGCTATCTCGCCAACCAGCGCAGCGGGGCGCTGGTGGAGACCCTGACCAAGGGCATCGACGATCTGGAAGGCTACTACGCCCGCTTCCTGCCGGCCATGAGCCTGACGATGATCCTGCCGCTGGCCATCCTGACCGCCGTGCTGCCCATGGACTGGCTCGCCGGTCTGGTGCTGATGGTGACGGCGCCCATGATCCCGCTCTTCATGATTCTGATCGGCTCCGGCGCCGAGGCCCGCAATCAGCGCCAGTGGAAACAACTGGCCCGCATGAGCGCGCATTTTCTGGACGTGATCCAGGGCCTGACCACGCTCAAACTGTTCGGGGCCAGCCGGCGCGAGGTCCAGGTCGTGGCGAAGATCTCGGACGACTATCGGGTCAGCACCATGCAGGTACTGCGGATCGCCTTCCTGTCTTCGGCGGTGCTGGAGTTTTTCGCCACCGTCGGTATCGCCATCGTGGCCGTCTTCATCGGCTTCCGACTCTATGGCCTGGCCCTGCCCGTCCCGCCTTGGCTGGCGGTGCCTGATGTCACCTTTCTACAGGGTCTGTTCGTCCTCATGCTGGCGCCGGAGTTCTATGCGCCGCTGCGCAACCTGGGCACCCAGTATCACGCACGGCTGGCGGCGGTGGCCGCCGCCGAGCAACTGATTCAGGTGTTGGAGGCCGAGCCCGCGCAATCCATCCCTGGCACCGAACCGCTGGACAACCAACGTCCGCTCGGGGTGCGGTTCGAGTCGGTGCGCTTCAGTTATGAAGAAGGCCGGGACGCGCTCGGGGGGCTGGACATCGAGATTCCGCCGGGTCAACGGATCGCGCTGGTCGGCACCAGCGGCGCCGGCAAGACCACCGTCGTGAACCTGCTGCTCGGCTTCCTGACGCCAACCGGGGGGCGCATTCTGATCGGCGCTCAGGAACTGTCGCGCATCGATCTGGACGACTGGCGGCGGCATCTGGCCTGGGTGCCGCAACAGCCGCGTCTGTTCCAGGGGAGCATCGCCGACAATATCCGGCTCGGCGTGCCGGAGGCGAGTCTGGACGCCGTGCGCGAGTCGGCGCGGCGCGCGCGCGCGGACCAGTTCATCGAGGCGCTACCCGACGGCTACGACAGCCGGGTTGGCGAGCGTGGGGCGGGCCTGTCCGGCGGGCAGATCCAGCGCATCGCCCTGGCGCGCGCCTTTCTGCGGGACGCGCCGCTCGTCATTCTCGACGAGGCCACGGCCAATCTCGACCCCGAGAGCGAGCGCCTGGTCCAGGAAGGCATCGACGATCTCGCGCGCGACCGTACCCTGCTGGTGGTCGCTCACCGGCTGGCGACGGTACGTCGGGCCGATCGCATCCTGGTGCTGGACCAGGGCCAAATCGTCGAACAGGGCGATCATGCCACGCTGGCCGCGGCGCACGGACTCTACGCCCGCATGATCGCGGCCTATGGAGATGCCGGCCAAGGGGTTGCCGACATCCAGGACACAGGTAAAGGCTCATGA
- a CDS encoding Uma2 family endonuclease yields the protein MSLQPKAAYNFDDYLAVEREAIDEKHEYVAGHVYAMTGASYNHNLITANLVRRLGNQLDAGPCTVLSNDMRVRVETADASTYPDIVALCDEPAFHDERSDVLTNPILLIEVLSPSTEGYDRGGKFAIYRALPSLRQYVLVAQDRYSVDVFTRRDDDRWVLTAYSDPDDLIRFDAIECAVPMAEIYARVRFEPEETRGHAG from the coding sequence ATGTCGCTGCAACCGAAAGCCGCTTACAACTTTGATGACTACCTCGCGGTCGAGCGCGAGGCCATCGACGAGAAACACGAATATGTCGCGGGCCATGTCTATGCGATGACTGGCGCGAGCTACAACCATAATCTGATCACCGCCAACCTGGTTCGACGGCTGGGCAATCAACTTGACGCCGGTCCCTGCACGGTGCTCTCCAACGACATGCGCGTTCGCGTCGAGACCGCCGATGCCAGCACCTATCCGGATATCGTCGCGCTCTGCGACGAACCGGCCTTCCACGACGAGCGCAGCGACGTTCTGACCAATCCGATCCTGCTGATCGAGGTGCTGTCGCCGTCGACCGAGGGCTATGACCGTGGCGGCAAGTTCGCCATCTATCGCGCGCTGCCGAGTCTGCGGCAATATGTTCTTGTCGCCCAGGATCGCTATTCGGTCGACGTGTTCACCCGTCGGGACGATGATCGCTGGGTATTGACCGCCTATTCCGACCCGGACGATCTGATCCGCTTCGACGCCATCGAGTGCGCCGTGCCGATGGCGGAGATCTACGCCAGGGTGCGGTTCGAGCCAGAGGAGACGCGCGGCCATGCCGGATGA
- a CDS encoding 5-bromo-4-chloroindolyl phosphate hydrolysis family protein, whose product MSRLKGALLFLLPLPLLFGALIGLGAGRLDAFLGDGAGFVLFMVAASLTRRGILSAQSRQTPRFARLERFPLKTIGGLLTGFATGLTAFVAVGHGLALSLTFAALALLGFHLVYGLEPLGRPRPFDLGDERARKVADALAEAERKLIELERAATTIANPELKLRLQRIGRQGRVILNQIADRPTDLFRARKFLNVYLEGVQQVADGYARTHRLADSRELEQNFRTVLATVEEVFDEQHRRLLKTDLMDLDVQIEVLKKQLTQL is encoded by the coding sequence ATGTCCCGGTTGAAAGGCGCGCTCCTGTTTCTGCTGCCGCTGCCGCTCTTGTTCGGCGCGCTGATCGGGCTGGGTGCCGGTCGGCTCGACGCTTTTCTGGGCGATGGCGCCGGATTCGTGCTCTTCATGGTCGCCGCCTCTCTGACCCGTCGCGGTATCCTGTCCGCCCAGTCGCGGCAGACCCCGCGTTTCGCCCGTTTGGAGCGGTTTCCGCTCAAAACCATCGGCGGACTGCTCACGGGTTTCGCCACGGGCCTGACCGCCTTCGTCGCGGTCGGTCATGGGCTTGCGCTCAGTCTGACTTTCGCGGCGTTGGCGCTGCTCGGGTTTCATCTGGTCTATGGGCTCGAACCGCTGGGCCGGCCGCGCCCCTTCGATCTTGGCGACGAGCGGGCCAGAAAGGTTGCCGACGCGCTCGCCGAGGCGGAACGCAAACTCATCGAACTGGAGCGCGCGGCGACGACCATCGCCAATCCCGAATTGAAACTTCGGTTGCAACGCATTGGCCGTCAGGGGCGCGTCATCCTCAACCAGATCGCGGATCGCCCGACCGATCTGTTTCGGGCGCGCAAGTTTCTGAACGTCTATCTGGAGGGGGTGCAGCAGGTCGCCGACGGCTATGCCCGCACGCACCGTCTGGCCGATTCGCGCGAACTGGAGCAGAATTTCCGCACGGTCCTGGCGACGGTCGAGGAGGTCTTCGACGAACAGCATCGGCGTCTGCTGAAAACCGACTTGATGGATCTCGACGTTCAGATCGAGGTGTTGAAGAAGCAATTGACGCAACTTTAA
- a CDS encoding toxic anion resistance protein, with protein sequence MADEHESRKDVSRDTPEASASAPDMDLTAVAPASIQAPMTLDAHPVAPVEDPEVAGLLQELNLADSHSILFFGAKAQERLTEISDQMLEGVRAKDVGPAGAALSEMVTTLKGFDVEDLDPNRKPGFLSRLMGKGRPVVRFLQEYEVVRDQIEDISRALERHQTKLLTDVTALDRLYAANLDYFRALERYIAAGERKLTELDETTIPALAAQVEAGKDMVEVQKLKDLRGARDELERRIHDLKLTRQVSMQGLPSIRLVQENDKGLINKINSTLVNTVPLWRQQLAQAVTIYRSAEAADTLKAATDLTNDLLRANAGNLKSANAEARRQIERGVFDIEVVKQANRTLIETIEESLAIADEGKRARAAASRELEQLEADLRRTLTSASARGGAASAGQSS encoded by the coding sequence ATGGCGGATGAACATGAGAGTCGGAAAGACGTTTCCCGCGACACGCCCGAGGCGTCCGCATCGGCGCCTGACATGGATTTAACCGCAGTGGCTCCAGCCAGCATCCAGGCGCCGATGACCCTCGACGCGCACCCCGTGGCGCCCGTCGAGGATCCCGAGGTCGCGGGCCTGCTTCAGGAACTGAATCTGGCCGATTCGCACTCGATCCTCTTCTTCGGCGCCAAGGCGCAGGAACGGCTCACCGAAATCTCGGACCAGATGCTGGAGGGCGTGCGGGCAAAGGATGTCGGCCCGGCGGGCGCGGCGCTGAGCGAGATGGTCACGACCCTCAAGGGGTTCGATGTCGAGGACCTCGATCCCAATCGCAAGCCGGGGTTTCTGTCCCGACTGATGGGCAAGGGCCGGCCCGTGGTCAGGTTCCTGCAGGAATACGAGGTGGTGCGCGATCAGATCGAGGACATCTCCAGGGCGCTGGAGCGTCATCAGACCAAGCTGCTGACGGACGTGACCGCGCTCGATCGGCTCTATGCCGCCAATCTCGATTATTTCCGCGCACTGGAGCGCTATATCGCCGCCGGCGAACGGAAGCTGACGGAACTCGACGAGACGACGATCCCAGCCCTGGCCGCCCAGGTCGAGGCGGGCAAGGACATGGTCGAAGTCCAGAAACTCAAGGATCTGCGCGGTGCCCGCGATGAACTGGAGCGCCGGATCCATGATCTGAAACTAACCCGGCAGGTTTCGATGCAGGGTCTGCCGAGCATCCGACTGGTGCAGGAGAACGACAAGGGACTGATCAACAAGATCAATTCGACCCTCGTCAATACGGTTCCGCTGTGGCGCCAGCAACTGGCCCAGGCGGTGACCATCTATCGCTCCGCCGAGGCCGCCGACACCCTCAAGGCGGCGACCGATCTGACCAACGATCTGTTGCGCGCCAATGCCGGGAATCTCAAGTCGGCCAATGCCGAGGCGCGGCGTCAGATCGAGCGCGGTGTTTTCGATATCGAGGTGGTCAAGCAGGCCAACCGGACCCTGATCGAGACCATCGAGGAAAGCCTCGCGATCGCCGACGAGGGCAAGCGCGCCCGTGCCGCCGCCAGCCGCGAGCTGGAGCAGTTGGAAGCGGATTTGCGCCGGACGCTCACGTCGGCCAGCGCACGCGGCGGGGCGGCGAGCGCTGGTCAGTCATCCTGA
- the rpsP gene encoding 30S ribosomal protein S16 — MVTIRLSRGGSKKNPFYQIVVADIRAKRDGRYIERLGFFNPNARGGEIPLRVDRERADYWIRQGAQPTDRAKQLLKQAAREAAAVAA; from the coding sequence ATGGTCACGATTCGCCTATCTCGGGGTGGTTCCAAGAAGAACCCCTTTTATCAGATTGTTGTCGCCGACATCCGCGCCAAGCGCGACGGCCGTTATATCGAGCGGCTTGGATTCTTTAATCCCAACGCCAGGGGCGGCGAGATTCCGCTGCGCGTCGATCGCGAACGCGCCGATTATTGGATCCGTCAGGGCGCCCAGCCGACCGACCGCGCCAAGCAGTTGCTGAAGCAGGCGGCACGCGAGGCGGCGGCAGTCGCGGCCTGA
- the rimM gene encoding ribosome maturation factor RimM (Essential for efficient processing of 16S rRNA), whose translation MTVTATRTDPSRIVVGRIAGVYGLKGWVKVVSETDPRDGILGYAPWLIGPEATPRRLSERKLHGKGMIVRLDGCEDRDAAAQLVGQEIAVTREQLPPPRPDEFYWFDLEGLAVVTVAGVDLGRVNHLFSTGVNDVLVVKGERERLLPFAWGDVVKDVDFERRRIEVDWDPDF comes from the coding sequence ATGACCGTCACGGCTACACGAACTGATCCGTCGCGCATCGTCGTTGGACGCATTGCGGGCGTTTACGGGCTCAAGGGCTGGGTGAAAGTCGTCTCGGAAACCGATCCGCGCGACGGCATTCTCGGCTACGCGCCCTGGCTGATTGGCCCGGAAGCGACGCCGCGCAGGCTCTCCGAGCGTAAGCTGCATGGGAAGGGCATGATCGTCAGGCTCGATGGCTGCGAGGATCGCGACGCCGCCGCGCAATTGGTCGGTCAGGAGATCGCGGTGACCCGCGAGCAATTGCCCCCGCCGCGTCCGGACGAGTTTTACTGGTTTGACCTGGAAGGGCTCGCGGTCGTCACCGTCGCCGGTGTCGATCTCGGTCGGGTGAACCATCTTTTTTCGACCGGCGTCAACGACGTGCTGGTGGTCAAGGGCGAGCGCGAGCGTCTGCTGCCGTTTGCCTGGGGCGACGTGGTGAAGGATGTCGATTTCGAACGTCGCCGGATCGAAGTCGATTGGGATCCTGACTTTTAA
- the trmD gene encoding tRNA (guanosine(37)-N1)-methyltransferase TrmD has translation MRFDVVTLFPDLFRILSDQGVTGRAMTRGLAELHLWNPRDYTQDVHRTVDDRPYGGGPGMVMKVEPLRDAIADARAAAPTSRVAYLSPQGRLLDQAAIGEIAAQPGWILVAGRYEGIDERLIAAQVDEEWSIGDYVLSGGELPAMVVMDAAIRLLPGALGHADSARQDSYMDGLLDCPHYTRPERIDGCSVPSVLIGGDHAAIERWRLRQALGRTWLRRPELLKRRGLNPAEQALLDEFVLAHHQDDAG, from the coding sequence ATGCGCTTCGATGTCGTCACCCTGTTTCCGGATCTGTTCCGCATTCTGTCGGATCAGGGCGTCACCGGACGGGCCATGACCCGCGGTCTGGCCGAACTGCATCTCTGGAATCCGCGGGATTACACCCAGGATGTCCATCGCACCGTCGATGACCGACCCTATGGCGGCGGTCCCGGCATGGTGATGAAGGTCGAGCCGCTCCGCGATGCCATTGCCGACGCGCGCGCGGCGGCCCCGACAAGCCGGGTCGCCTATCTGTCCCCCCAGGGGCGGTTGCTCGATCAGGCCGCCATCGGCGAGATTGCCGCCCAACCCGGCTGGATTCTGGTGGCCGGTCGCTACGAAGGGATCGACGAACGCCTGATCGCGGCGCAGGTGGACGAGGAATGGTCGATCGGCGACTACGTCCTGAGCGGCGGCGAACTGCCGGCCATGGTCGTGATGGACGCCGCGATCCGGCTCTTGCCCGGCGCGCTCGGACATGCCGATTCGGCCCGTCAGGACTCCTATATGGACGGGCTGCTGGATTGCCCGCATTACACCCGCCCGGAACGGATCGACGGCTGTTCGGTTCCGTCCGTGCTGATCGGCGGCGATCATGCCGCGATCGAACGTTGGCGGCTACGTCAGGCGCTGGGCCGGACTTGGCTGCGGCGCCCGGAATTGCTGAAGCGGCGCGGGCTGAACCCGGCCGAGCAGGCGTTACTCGATGAATTTGTCCTGGCCCATCATCAAGATGACGCCGGCTGA
- the rplS gene encoding 50S ribosomal protein L19, with the protein MSNIIQVLEQEQMTREIPDFAPGDTVVVQVKVKEANRERLQAFEGVVIAIRKRGLNSAFTVRKISHGEGVERVFQTYSPAIGGIEVKRKGDVRRAKLYYLRGLTGKAARIREKL; encoded by the coding sequence ATGAGCAACATTATTCAAGTGCTCGAACAAGAGCAAATGACCCGTGAAATCCCTGATTTTGCCCCCGGCGATACCGTCGTCGTGCAGGTGAAGGTCAAGGAAGCCAACCGCGAACGTCTCCAGGCCTTCGAGGGCGTGGTGATCGCGATTCGCAAGCGCGGCCTGAATTCGGCCTTCACGGTGCGGAAGATCTCGCACGGCGAGGGCGTGGAGCGGGTCTTCCAAACCTACAGTCCGGCCATCGGCGGGATCGAGGTCAAGCGCAAGGGCGACGTGCGTCGCGCCAAGCTCTACTATCTGCGCGGACTCACCGGCAAGGCCGCCCGTATCCGGGAAAAGCTCTAG